The Miscanthus floridulus cultivar M001 chromosome 7, ASM1932011v1, whole genome shotgun sequence genome includes a region encoding these proteins:
- the LOC136465875 gene encoding protein DOG1-like 3 encodes MSVRRRALLREDKAPENALSDQLATLQEDIANRMLLPIVRQRGELATEAAAAAAPLDAARGTCAGVDAEVDAALDSYKAALSRLLVEADELRMATTWALTTEILTPRQTVEMLAAGKHLYLSVRDWPVPP; translated from the exons ATGTCGGTAAGACG GCGCGCGCTGTTGCGGGAGGACAAGGCACCGGAGAATGCCCTGTCGGATCAGCTCGCCACCCTGCAGGAGGACATCGCCAACCGCATGCTCCTACCCATCGTGAGGCAGCGAGGCGAGCTTGCCACggaggcggcggctgcggcggcaccGCTCGACGCTGCTCGCGGAACCTGCGCCGGCGTGGACGCCGAGGTGGACGCGGCGCTGGACAGCTACAAGGCCGCACTGTCGCGGCTGCTGGTGGAGGCCGACGAGCTGAGGATGGCGACGACATGGGCGTTGACGACGGAGATCCTGACGCCGCGGCAAACGGTGGAGATGTTGGCGGCAGGCAAGCACCTGTACCTCTCCGTCCGCGACTGGCCTGTGCCGCCGTAG